In Gordonia phthalatica, one genomic interval encodes:
- a CDS encoding GntR family transcriptional regulator, with protein MTYSTADRVYDQVKELILTCEIPGGEMISEGEIAARFAVSRTPVREAFLRLSAEGWMRMYPKRGALIAPIGDSEARDVLDARVLLEGHAMTSVAGDSGAVAALAARLSDNVARHRLVEADDAAEFARLDAEFHQLIVAAGRNGLLADFYVSLGERHRRMTADRLRHDATITDRIVTDHAALAAAVGDGDPERFAAMLAEHLEGVHGTDGGLR; from the coding sequence ATGACGTATTCGACGGCGGATCGGGTGTACGACCAGGTCAAAGAGCTCATCTTGACGTGCGAGATCCCGGGCGGCGAGATGATCAGCGAGGGCGAGATCGCCGCGCGCTTCGCAGTGAGTCGCACGCCCGTGCGCGAAGCCTTTCTGCGGCTGTCCGCCGAGGGATGGATGCGGATGTACCCGAAACGCGGAGCGCTGATCGCGCCGATCGGCGACAGTGAGGCCCGCGACGTGCTCGATGCCCGCGTCCTTCTGGAGGGTCATGCGATGACATCCGTCGCCGGCGATTCGGGGGCGGTCGCCGCGCTCGCCGCTCGACTGTCGGACAACGTCGCCCGCCACCGGCTGGTCGAGGCAGACGATGCCGCCGAGTTCGCGCGGCTCGACGCGGAGTTCCACCAGCTGATCGTCGCCGCCGGACGCAACGGACTCCTCGCGGACTTCTACGTGTCGCTCGGCGAACGACACCGGCGGATGACCGCGGATCGACTGCGGCACGACGCGACCATCACCGACCGGATCGTCACCGACCACGCAGCGCTCGCCGCAGCCGTCGGAGACGGGGACCCGGAGCGCTTCGCCGCGATGTTGGCCGAGCATCTCGAAGGTGTTCACGGAACGGATGGAGGTCTGCGATGA